A genomic region of Palaemon carinicauda isolate YSFRI2023 chromosome 11, ASM3689809v2, whole genome shotgun sequence contains the following coding sequences:
- the LOC137650018 gene encoding transient receptor potential cation channel subfamily A member 1 homolog isoform X2 — MTSLTGEPATTLMTNANGKQEVQNGAINLDNDDSKGEGTASVTSIQSPSNNIPIIHGNVHYSNSDVHRYATAGDTDQCLRLLLQPNADINRKGTYAMTPLHLASQNGHEHLVKELLSLGANKYATDLEGLIPLHHAARHGYLNSVKEFLTGNHDYQQLTIKSIVGRTPLMEAAESGFQDSCKILIGSVVNETDNQGNTALHLAAKRGYTEIVKFLLENGANPKCQNKLGVTPIHEGAHQATESCLQLLCEAAKPDIFQVDKKGRTVIHHSVTQRSAKCLKYLLENEYLKDQIDTNSEKGTPLIYAMYCRTFLCINELLDAGASITVNHNGTYPIHKAAEIGYYQVCEKILALNGSTLHQKNKQNQTPLHLAAMSGNLETVHLFCDKIRDSQISPSCGDAMGQTALHLAVRKGDEQIVRRLLRCNIASGKQDSKGQNPLHIAAKMGKTKICELLIENGPSNLHKTDKDGNFPLDMAFKDMKQNKNTIIYLLEKTCSECPSRFLKNPKYLGNLMLLKGRIRKYMDRALSKDQRHIVEAILQCNLWEDALLGGKDLKPENFKELVEVYPSLALDVLGKCHKSLPQEEMQFTFSLYENNYYMKEGESPFDEDCGKLKGDALDHRPNVKEWAKSHPVMLMISKNECALLKHPVTIAWLRRKWNSYIKYIHSALLFTDFLYLLSLICLMATTWNWTQLSKPTTFNISKENFCAAANALDQNNDVTEEPTEVHSNETAVVHKFNQRVKPYLGFYYWVTFSWVFKFFLEIFYVVRLRSIYISSEMRSHMITQISQMIFTAVLIFSPLGMCYQESLGLLQEDFSWQFGIFAVLTAWLHLVNAVNQALTSEFLPIAKELLEILLKVVYFLVTFVAIFAFIFHLLLLEKKAFESVHQSIASTIVWMLVDLGYTDTFVDTQLSYPILSNIIFFLFITTIGCLIVSLINKERIVKSKGKELDLGYRRLVIYTRLIFRYDMCFPYFRRWFAVNKYTDSHRNQTLLEYYLGQIENGDSKEESTKTGEEHILERINGLESILSELKDEMFSIKWYLKKIKDEGLNTSISTPTL; from the exons ATGACATCTCTAACAGGCGAACCTGCTACAACACTCATGACAAATGCAAATGGAAAACAAGAGGTTCAAAACGGAGCGATCAATTTAGATAATGACGACAGCAAAGGTGAAGGAACTGCTTCTGTAACGAGTATACAATCTCCTAGTAATAATATCCCTATCATTCACGGAAATGTTCATTATTCTAACTCTGATGTACATCGTTATGCAACAGCAGGCGATACTGACCAATGTTTGAGGCTTCTTTTACAACCAAATGCTGATATCAACAGAAAAGGTACATATGCTATGACACCTCTACACTTGGCTTCTCAGAATGGACATGAACACTTGGTAAAGGAGTTGCTGAGTCTTGGTGCCAATAAATATGCAACAGACTTAGAGGGTTTGATACCACTTCATCATGCAGCTCGCCATGGCTACCTAAACTCGGTTAAAGAATTTCTAACTGGAAACCACGATTACCAACAGCTTACTATCAAATCTATAGTGGGACGGACACCCCTTATGGAGGCTGCAGAATCAGGATTCCAAGATTCTTGTAAAATTCTTATTGGATCAGTTGTTAATGAGACCGACAACCAAGGTAACACGGCTTTACATCTAGCAGCTAAGAGGGGATATACAGAAATTGTGAAATTTCTTCTAGAGAATGGGGCTAATCCAAAGTGCCAAAATAAGTTAGGGGTTACTCCCATTCATGAAGGAGCTCATCAAGCAACAGAAAGTTGTTTACAACTACTCTGTGAGGCTGCAAAACCTGATATATTTCAAGTAGATAAAAAAGGAAGAACTGTTATCCACCATTCAGTGACTCAGAGATCTGCTAAATGTCTGAAGTACCTACtggaaaatgaatatttaaaagacCAAATAGACACAAATAGTGAAAAGGGAACTCCGCTAATTTATGCAATGTATTGCAGGACATTTCTATGTATTAATGAGCTTCTAGATGCAGGAGCTTCTATAACGGTTAATCATAATGGAACCTATCCAATACACAAAGCTGCTGAAATAGGTTATTATCAAGTGTGTGAGAAAATCTTAGCTTTAAACGGTTCAACATTACAccagaaaaacaaacaaaatcagACTCCTCTTCATTTGGCAGCAATGAGTGGTAACTTAGAGACTGTACACTTGTTTTGTGATAAGATAAGAGATTCACAAATCAGTCCATCATGTGGAGATGCCATGGGACAAACAGCTTTACATCTAGCTGTCAGAAAGGGTGATGAACAAATTGTTCGAAGGCTTCTTAGATGTAACATAGCCTCTGGAAAGCAAGATTCAAAAGGGCAGAATCCCCTTCACATAGCAGCCAAAATGGGGAAAACAAAAATATGTGAACTGCTTATAGAAAATGGACCATCAAACCTTCATAAGACTGACAAGGATGGGAATTTTCCTCTGGACATGGCATTCAAAGACATGAAGCAAAATAAGAATACTATAATTTATCTCTTGGAGAAAACTTGTTCAGAATGCCCATCCAGATTCCTCAAAAATCCTAAATACTTGGGTAATCTAATGCTTCTGAAGGGTAGGATAAGAAAGTACATGGACAGAGCCCTTTCCAAAGACCAAAG ACATATTGTTGAGGCAATACTTCAGTGTAACCTTTGGGAGGATGCCCTCTTAGGGGGGAAAGATCTCAAACCAGAGAATTTCAAAGAGCTTGTGGAGGTGTACCCGTCTCTAGCATTGGATGTATTAGGAAAATGTCACAAATCACTACCTCAGGAAGAAATgcaatttacattttctctttatgagAACAATTACTACATGAAAG AGGGGGAAAGTCCTTTCGATGAGGACTGTGGCAAGCTAAAAGGAGATGCCTTGGACCACCGTCCAAACGTCAAGGAATGGGCTAAGTCACACCCAGTCATGTTAATGATTTCAAAAAATGAATGTGCTTTGCTGAAACACCCAGTCACCATTGCTTGGCTCAGACGCAAGTGGAACTCCTACATTAAGTACATCCATTCAGCATTACTCTTCACTGATTTCTTGTATCTACTTTCTCTCATTTGTCTAATGGCAACTACATG GAACTGGACCCAATTATCAAAACCAACTACtttcaatatttcaaaagaaaacttTTGTGCAGCTGCGAATGCACTTGATCAAAATAATGATGTTACTGAAGAACCCACAGAAGTTCATTCAAATGAGACTGCAGTAGTACATAAATTTAACCAGAGGGTGAAACCATACCTAGGTTTCTACTACTGGGTAACTTTCTCCTGGGTCTTCAAATTCTTTTTGGAAATCTTTTATGTGGTGAGG cTAAGGTCAATATATATCTCTTCAGAGATGAGATCCCACATGATCACACAAATTAGTCAGATGATCTTCACGGCAGTATTGATTTTTTCTCCCCTTGGGATGTGTTACCAGGAAAGCCTTGGGTTACTACAGGAG GACTTTTCATGGCAGTTTGGAATTTTCGCCGTGCTGACAGCCTGGTTACATTTAGTCAATGCTGTAAACCAAGCTCTGACTTCAGAATTCTTGCCGATTGCAAAGGAGTTGTTAGAAATCCTTCTCAAGGTTGTATACTTTCTAGTCACCTTTGTGGCTATTTTTGCTTTCATCTTCCACCTGTTACTGCTAGAAAAAAAGGCTTTTGAATCTGTTCATCAGTCGATAGCTAGCACAATAGTATGGATGCTAGTGGACCTAGGGTATACTGATACTTTTGTTGACACACAACTATCTTATCCAATTCTTAGCAATATTATATTCTTCTTGTTTATCACCACAATCGGCTGTCTCATTGTTAGTTTGATCAATAAAGAAAGAATTGTTAAATCAAAAGGCAAAGAGCTTGATCTTGGTTACAGAAGACTAGTTATCTATACCAGGTTGATATTTAGGTACGACATGTGCTTCCCCTACTTTCGACGCTGGTTTGCTGTTAATAAATACACAGACAGTCACAGAAATCAAACACTTCTTGAATATTATCTTGGTCAAATTGAGAATGGAGATTCCAAAGAGGAATCTACTAAGACTGGTGAGGAGCATATATTGGAACGAATAAATGGGCTAGAATCTATTCTCTCTGAATTAAAAGATGAAATGTTTTCCATAAAGTGGtacctaaaaaaaataaaggatgaaGGTTTAAATACCTCTATAAGTACTCCTACTCTTTAG
- the LOC137650018 gene encoding transient receptor potential cation channel subfamily A member 1 homolog isoform X1 — protein sequence MASRQWKDVAYAFLHKSDNDGTDVEANEGNDATKDPEKESEKDNTGVEVISMTSLTGEPATTLMTNANGKQEVQNGAINLDNDDSKGEGTASVTSIQSPSNNIPIIHGNVHYSNSDVHRYATAGDTDQCLRLLLQPNADINRKGTYAMTPLHLASQNGHEHLVKELLSLGANKYATDLEGLIPLHHAARHGYLNSVKEFLTGNHDYQQLTIKSIVGRTPLMEAAESGFQDSCKILIGSVVNETDNQGNTALHLAAKRGYTEIVKFLLENGANPKCQNKLGVTPIHEGAHQATESCLQLLCEAAKPDIFQVDKKGRTVIHHSVTQRSAKCLKYLLENEYLKDQIDTNSEKGTPLIYAMYCRTFLCINELLDAGASITVNHNGTYPIHKAAEIGYYQVCEKILALNGSTLHQKNKQNQTPLHLAAMSGNLETVHLFCDKIRDSQISPSCGDAMGQTALHLAVRKGDEQIVRRLLRCNIASGKQDSKGQNPLHIAAKMGKTKICELLIENGPSNLHKTDKDGNFPLDMAFKDMKQNKNTIIYLLEKTCSECPSRFLKNPKYLGNLMLLKGRIRKYMDRALSKDQRHIVEAILQCNLWEDALLGGKDLKPENFKELVEVYPSLALDVLGKCHKSLPQEEMQFTFSLYENNYYMKEGESPFDEDCGKLKGDALDHRPNVKEWAKSHPVMLMISKNECALLKHPVTIAWLRRKWNSYIKYIHSALLFTDFLYLLSLICLMATTWNWTQLSKPTTFNISKENFCAAANALDQNNDVTEEPTEVHSNETAVVHKFNQRVKPYLGFYYWVTFSWVFKFFLEIFYVVRLRSIYISSEMRSHMITQISQMIFTAVLIFSPLGMCYQESLGLLQEDFSWQFGIFAVLTAWLHLVNAVNQALTSEFLPIAKELLEILLKVVYFLVTFVAIFAFIFHLLLLEKKAFESVHQSIASTIVWMLVDLGYTDTFVDTQLSYPILSNIIFFLFITTIGCLIVSLINKERIVKSKGKELDLGYRRLVIYTRLIFRYDMCFPYFRRWFAVNKYTDSHRNQTLLEYYLGQIENGDSKEESTKTGEEHILERINGLESILSELKDEMFSIKWYLKKIKDEGLNTSISTPTL from the exons GAACTGATGTTGAGGCTAATGAAGGAAATGACGCCACAAAAGATCCCGAAAAAGA AAGTGAAAAGGATAACACAGGTGTTGAGGTAATATCAATGACATCTCTAACAGGCGAACCTGCTACAACACTCATGACAAATGCAAATGGAAAACAAGAGGTTCAAAACGGAGCGATCAATTTAGATAATGACGACAGCAAAGGTGAAGGAACTGCTTCTGTAACGAGTATACAATCTCCTAGTAATAATATCCCTATCATTCACGGAAATGTTCATTATTCTAACTCTGATGTACATCGTTATGCAACAGCAGGCGATACTGACCAATGTTTGAGGCTTCTTTTACAACCAAATGCTGATATCAACAGAAAAGGTACATATGCTATGACACCTCTACACTTGGCTTCTCAGAATGGACATGAACACTTGGTAAAGGAGTTGCTGAGTCTTGGTGCCAATAAATATGCAACAGACTTAGAGGGTTTGATACCACTTCATCATGCAGCTCGCCATGGCTACCTAAACTCGGTTAAAGAATTTCTAACTGGAAACCACGATTACCAACAGCTTACTATCAAATCTATAGTGGGACGGACACCCCTTATGGAGGCTGCAGAATCAGGATTCCAAGATTCTTGTAAAATTCTTATTGGATCAGTTGTTAATGAGACCGACAACCAAGGTAACACGGCTTTACATCTAGCAGCTAAGAGGGGATATACAGAAATTGTGAAATTTCTTCTAGAGAATGGGGCTAATCCAAAGTGCCAAAATAAGTTAGGGGTTACTCCCATTCATGAAGGAGCTCATCAAGCAACAGAAAGTTGTTTACAACTACTCTGTGAGGCTGCAAAACCTGATATATTTCAAGTAGATAAAAAAGGAAGAACTGTTATCCACCATTCAGTGACTCAGAGATCTGCTAAATGTCTGAAGTACCTACtggaaaatgaatatttaaaagacCAAATAGACACAAATAGTGAAAAGGGAACTCCGCTAATTTATGCAATGTATTGCAGGACATTTCTATGTATTAATGAGCTTCTAGATGCAGGAGCTTCTATAACGGTTAATCATAATGGAACCTATCCAATACACAAAGCTGCTGAAATAGGTTATTATCAAGTGTGTGAGAAAATCTTAGCTTTAAACGGTTCAACATTACAccagaaaaacaaacaaaatcagACTCCTCTTCATTTGGCAGCAATGAGTGGTAACTTAGAGACTGTACACTTGTTTTGTGATAAGATAAGAGATTCACAAATCAGTCCATCATGTGGAGATGCCATGGGACAAACAGCTTTACATCTAGCTGTCAGAAAGGGTGATGAACAAATTGTTCGAAGGCTTCTTAGATGTAACATAGCCTCTGGAAAGCAAGATTCAAAAGGGCAGAATCCCCTTCACATAGCAGCCAAAATGGGGAAAACAAAAATATGTGAACTGCTTATAGAAAATGGACCATCAAACCTTCATAAGACTGACAAGGATGGGAATTTTCCTCTGGACATGGCATTCAAAGACATGAAGCAAAATAAGAATACTATAATTTATCTCTTGGAGAAAACTTGTTCAGAATGCCCATCCAGATTCCTCAAAAATCCTAAATACTTGGGTAATCTAATGCTTCTGAAGGGTAGGATAAGAAAGTACATGGACAGAGCCCTTTCCAAAGACCAAAG ACATATTGTTGAGGCAATACTTCAGTGTAACCTTTGGGAGGATGCCCTCTTAGGGGGGAAAGATCTCAAACCAGAGAATTTCAAAGAGCTTGTGGAGGTGTACCCGTCTCTAGCATTGGATGTATTAGGAAAATGTCACAAATCACTACCTCAGGAAGAAATgcaatttacattttctctttatgagAACAATTACTACATGAAAG AGGGGGAAAGTCCTTTCGATGAGGACTGTGGCAAGCTAAAAGGAGATGCCTTGGACCACCGTCCAAACGTCAAGGAATGGGCTAAGTCACACCCAGTCATGTTAATGATTTCAAAAAATGAATGTGCTTTGCTGAAACACCCAGTCACCATTGCTTGGCTCAGACGCAAGTGGAACTCCTACATTAAGTACATCCATTCAGCATTACTCTTCACTGATTTCTTGTATCTACTTTCTCTCATTTGTCTAATGGCAACTACATG GAACTGGACCCAATTATCAAAACCAACTACtttcaatatttcaaaagaaaacttTTGTGCAGCTGCGAATGCACTTGATCAAAATAATGATGTTACTGAAGAACCCACAGAAGTTCATTCAAATGAGACTGCAGTAGTACATAAATTTAACCAGAGGGTGAAACCATACCTAGGTTTCTACTACTGGGTAACTTTCTCCTGGGTCTTCAAATTCTTTTTGGAAATCTTTTATGTGGTGAGG cTAAGGTCAATATATATCTCTTCAGAGATGAGATCCCACATGATCACACAAATTAGTCAGATGATCTTCACGGCAGTATTGATTTTTTCTCCCCTTGGGATGTGTTACCAGGAAAGCCTTGGGTTACTACAGGAG GACTTTTCATGGCAGTTTGGAATTTTCGCCGTGCTGACAGCCTGGTTACATTTAGTCAATGCTGTAAACCAAGCTCTGACTTCAGAATTCTTGCCGATTGCAAAGGAGTTGTTAGAAATCCTTCTCAAGGTTGTATACTTTCTAGTCACCTTTGTGGCTATTTTTGCTTTCATCTTCCACCTGTTACTGCTAGAAAAAAAGGCTTTTGAATCTGTTCATCAGTCGATAGCTAGCACAATAGTATGGATGCTAGTGGACCTAGGGTATACTGATACTTTTGTTGACACACAACTATCTTATCCAATTCTTAGCAATATTATATTCTTCTTGTTTATCACCACAATCGGCTGTCTCATTGTTAGTTTGATCAATAAAGAAAGAATTGTTAAATCAAAAGGCAAAGAGCTTGATCTTGGTTACAGAAGACTAGTTATCTATACCAGGTTGATATTTAGGTACGACATGTGCTTCCCCTACTTTCGACGCTGGTTTGCTGTTAATAAATACACAGACAGTCACAGAAATCAAACACTTCTTGAATATTATCTTGGTCAAATTGAGAATGGAGATTCCAAAGAGGAATCTACTAAGACTGGTGAGGAGCATATATTGGAACGAATAAATGGGCTAGAATCTATTCTCTCTGAATTAAAAGATGAAATGTTTTCCATAAAGTGGtacctaaaaaaaataaaggatgaaGGTTTAAATACCTCTATAAGTACTCCTACTCTTTAG